A stretch of Halichondria panicea chromosome 1, odHalPani1.1, whole genome shotgun sequence DNA encodes these proteins:
- the LOC135338454 gene encoding uncharacterized protein LOC135338454, which yields MVLSGDQDKAQAGKKLLFILLAVVVEVTLLIKFPLFVLRQLSTTVFLKQACPSVNASQVGQEYIFTMVVYSGLYIGRWFETFVLHIHIYKFIFCQSNITFGSFLKNCKNGSCKANITLFITAFVLSLSSIAIPILGTILEVKNGEDSSSSCNSYIYEHHLIYWGLDIIRYIHDVVIRLLLLVSVVGIKVIWSEGKEKAGKKLESETREPTTYLEYSLRDCDVTNQYNKTKLEDYDQKGRCVKQVVDIFEVWFIIPWILFYISASLETDQLLLSWRNGSSGSDRHYDFSEITLMVYNFNQIIFLTLAYIGSQLINCEHKEYLKHSRYERRNKPHTASIQAHARLTKLEKDDHYDFVPRIWGSSIKVHLDSPIYVLLLLLGILFTLMNGLISEENN from the coding sequence GCCGGCAAGAAGTTGCTATTTATACTGCTAGCTGTAGTAGTTGAAGTGACATTGCTGATCAAATTCCCGCTCTTTGTTCTACGACAGCTGTCAACAACAGTTTTCCTGAAACAAGCCTGTCCATCAGTTAATGCAAGCCAAGTTGGCCAAGAATACATATTCACAATGGTAGTTTATAGCGGCTTGTACATTGGTCGCTGGTTTGAAACATTTGTGCTTCACATTCATATCTACAAATTTATCTTTTGTCAAAGCAACATAACTTTTGGGTCATTCTTAAAAAACTGCAAAAACGGGAGCTGTAAAGCAAACATTACACTGTTTATAACAGCTTTTGTACTTTCCTTATCATCTATAGCTATACCGATTCTTGGGACTATCCTTGAAGTAAAAAATGGGGAAGATTCTTCTTCAAGTTGTAACAGCTATATTTACGAACATCATTTGATCTATTGGGGTCTGGACATAATACGTTACATACATGATGTTGTTATTCGCTTATTGCTACTTGTATCAGTGGTTGGCATAAAAGTGATTTGGTCTGAAGGCAAGGAAAAGGCAGGCAAGAAACTAGAATCTGAAACAAGAGAGCCCACCACTTATCTAGAATATTCGCTGCGAGATTGTGATGTCACCAACCAATATAATAAAACGAAATTGGAAGACTACGATCAAAAAGGGAGATGTGTAAAGCAAGTTGTTGACATTTTTGAAGTGTGGTTTATTATCCCTTGGATACTGTTTTACATTAGTGCATCGCTAGAAACAGATCAACTGCTGCTGTCGTGGAGGAATGGATCGAGTGGAAGTGATCGTCACTATGATTTCTCCGAGATTACGTTAATGGTGTACAATTTTAACCAAATAATCTTCCTTACATTGGCATACATCGGCTCACAGTTAATAAATTGTGAACACAAGGAATATCTTAAACATTCACGATATGAACGACGTAACAAGCCCCATACAGCAAGTATTCAGGCTCACGCTAGGCTTACAAAGTTAGAGAAAGATGACCACTACGATTTTGTGCCACGAATCTGGGGCTCTAGTATCAAGGTCCATTTAGACAGCCCAATATATGTATTGTTGTTGCTCCTTGGTATTTTGTTCACATTAATGAATGGCTTGATCTCTGAAGAGAATAACTAA